In one Maniola hyperantus chromosome 6, iAphHyp1.2, whole genome shotgun sequence genomic region, the following are encoded:
- the LOC138402507 gene encoding putative nuclease HARBI1: MAVNFYNYLISLYEEREARKIQRRRIRDVCDPFDLGDREFQSLWRISKPMAHYIVGRLSEDLEPQTSDGLPVHLKVLCSIQFLANGGYQRQVGQDHTMCQAQTTVSSFLGQFLTSIYRRLLAEWVHFPGSEPSRRSVASEFEAKFNVPGIVGLLDCTHIKIFPPSGPQGAHYKNRRKDAHTINVQLICDSNCRILSVNARYPGRVHDAFIWHHSSIQEEMKRLHDRRIGNYFLLGDSGYPLEPWLMTPILHAEPNSPQQRYTDWHCQVRNAVERTNGYLKGSLRCLGIDRVLHYSPEKASEIIYACCIIYNLMKHFGVPLEEDVIAGNAEQYGDNEPGVEEPRHLLRFSRAKREQLIANYFN; the protein is encoded by the exons ATGGcggttaatttttataattacttgATATCGTTATACGAAGAGCGAGAGGCGCGCAAAATCCAGCGCAGACGAATTAGGGATGTGTGTGATCCATTTGATTTAGGCGATAGAGAGTTTCAATCGCTTTGGCGGATCTCCAAGCCGATGGCTCATTATATTGTAGGGAGACTTTCCGAGGATTTGGAGCCTCAAACCAGTGACGGCCTGCCTGTTCATCTCAAG GTACTGTGCTCCATCCAATTTCTTGCCAATGGAGGGTACCAGAGGCAAGTTGGGCAAGACCACACAATGTGCCAGGCCCAAACTACTGTAAGCAGTTTTCTTGGACAATTTCTGACTTCTATTTATAGAAG ACTTTTGGCTGAGTGGGTTCATTTTCCTGGCTCTGAACCAAGCCGGAGGAGTGTGGCTTCAGAGTTTGAAGCGAAATTCAATGTGCCAGGAATAGTGGGGCTCCTGGATTGTACccacataaaaatatttcccCCGTCCGGCCCACAAGGGGCCCATTATAAAAATAGAAGGAAGGATGCACACACCATTAATGTACAACTG ATCTGTGATTCTAACTGTAGAATACTCAGCGTCAATGCGCGCTATCCTGGCAGGGTGCATGATGCCTTTATATGGCATCATTCATCTATACAAGAGGAGATGAAAAGGCTGCATGACAGAAGAATCGGAAATTATTTCCTCTTGG GTGATTCAGGGTATCCATTGGAACCTTGGCTAATGACCCCAATTCTGCATGCAGAACCTAACTCTCCTCAACAGAGGTACACGGATTGGCACTGCCAGGTACGGAATGCAGTGGAGAGGACAAACGGGTACCTCAAGGGTAGCCTAAGATGCCTGGGGATAGACAGAGTTCTGCACTATTCCCCAGAAAAAGCATCTGAAATTATATATGCTTGCTGCATCATTTATAATTTGATGAAGCATTTTGG TGTACCATTGGAGGAAGATGTGATTGCAGGAAATGCTGAGCAGTACGGAGACAATGAGCCTGGAGTGGAAGAACCTAGGCATCTCCTAAGATTCTCCCGAGCCAAACGGGAGCAACTCATCGCCaattattttaactag